The following proteins are encoded in a genomic region of Fusobacterium varium:
- a CDS encoding alkaline phosphatase — protein MLKRKHMVLAGMALMAATSFAQPKYIFYFIGDGMGAAQRQIAEEYKKGVMKEDGKLLLNSLPFSAITTTYSADTLITDSAAAGTALATGHKTNNGYIAKDAKGKDLKTLLEMAQEDGKATGLVTTTRITHATPAVFASHNIDRDDENGIAEDYVKSNVDYFAGGGFRHFVKKGGELTSKRKDDRDLVKEFADKGYKTFVSESSIKDYKNWTPKEGEKAFVAIEASHMPYEIDRKAEVPSLKYMTEKGIELLKQDKDGFFMMVEGGRIDHASHANDVMGTIYDTIAFDDAIKSAYEFYEKNPKDTLIVIAADHETGGMGLGFGANYFLKLNELKNVKVSVEDVLQKAYTGNRDEYFKYIADNMGLKDLTADEKAKIVKAMDLEDKDKNASEQFGGYSPVAIATTHIISERSGMQWTSYAHTAVQVPLAAVGDGAEEFSGFKDNTDVAKLIGKAMGKEIK, from the coding sequence ATGTTAAAAAGAAAACATATGGTATTAGCAGGAATGGCTTTAATGGCAGCTACAAGTTTTGCACAACCTAAATATATCTTCTATTTCATAGGGGATGGAATGGGAGCAGCTCAAAGACAGATAGCTGAAGAGTATAAAAAAGGTGTGATGAAAGAGGATGGAAAACTTCTATTAAACTCACTTCCATTTTCAGCAATAACAACTACATATTCAGCAGATACTTTAATTACAGACTCAGCAGCAGCAGGAACTGCATTGGCAACAGGGCATAAAACAAATAACGGTTATATAGCAAAGGATGCTAAAGGTAAAGATCTAAAAACTCTTTTAGAAATGGCTCAAGAGGATGGAAAAGCAACAGGATTAGTAACTACTACAAGAATAACTCATGCTACTCCAGCAGTATTTGCATCTCACAATATAGATAGAGATGATGAAAATGGAATAGCTGAAGATTATGTAAAAAGTAATGTAGACTACTTTGCAGGTGGAGGATTTAGACACTTTGTTAAAAAAGGTGGAGAACTTACAAGTAAAAGAAAAGATGATAGAGATCTTGTAAAAGAGTTTGCAGATAAAGGATATAAAACATTTGTATCAGAATCTTCAATTAAAGATTATAAAAATTGGACTCCAAAAGAGGGAGAAAAAGCTTTTGTAGCTATTGAAGCATCACATATGCCATATGAAATAGATAGAAAAGCTGAAGTTCCTAGCTTAAAATATATGACTGAAAAAGGAATTGAACTTTTAAAACAAGATAAAGATGGATTCTTTATGATGGTAGAAGGTGGAAGGATCGACCATGCATCACATGCTAATGACGTAATGGGAACTATTTACGATACAATAGCATTTGATGATGCAATAAAATCAGCTTATGAATTTTATGAAAAAAATCCAAAAGACACTTTAATAGTAATTGCAGCAGACCATGAAACAGGAGGAATGGGACTTGGATTTGGTGCTAACTATTTCTTAAAACTAAATGAATTAAAAAATGTTAAAGTTTCAGTAGAAGATGTACTTCAAAAAGCTTATACTGGAAATAGAGATGAATACTTTAAATATATAGCTGACAATATGGGATTAAAAGATTTAACAGCTGATGAAAAAGCTAAAATTGTTAAAGCTATGGATCTAGAAGATAAAGATAAAAATGCAAGTGAGCAATTTGGAGGATATAGTCCAGTTGCAATAGCAACAACACACATAATCTCTGAAAGATCAGGAATGCAATGGACATCATATGCACATACAGCTGTACAAGTTCCACTAGCAGCAGTAGGAGATGGAGCAGAAGAGTTTTCAGGATTTAAAGATAATACAGATGTTGCAAAATTAATTGGAAAAGCTATGGGAAAAGAGATTAAATAG